Genomic window (Jeotgalibacillus haloalkalitolerans):
AAACTGCGCGGTATACGCCGTTTTTCAGCGTGAAGAACTGGATGTACCGCAGGCTTCTCGGGATGAATGTAGGAGAAAAAACCGCATTTGCACTGATGGTCATGCCGGATACACTTTATCCTGAAATGATTAAGGTAGGACGCAATACGATTATCGGCTATAATTCCACGATTTTAGCACACGAATATCTGGTGGAGGAATACAGGCTTGGGGAAGTCGTGATCGGTGACAACGTTATGATAGGTGCGAACTCAACTGTGTTGCCAGGTGTCGTCATTGGAGACGGGGCAG
Coding sequences:
- a CDS encoding acyltransferase, which produces MRRTKRYPVEGSNSLWQLYKTVSFFKVARNFAVLQTARYTPFFSVKNWMYRRLLGMNVGEKTAFALMVMPDTLYPEMIKVGRNTIIGYNSTILAHEYLVEEYRLGEVVIGDNVMIGANSTVLPGVVIGDGAVISAATLVHRDVPAGAFAGGNPMQIIKMPEQKEQKD